A window of Phaseolus vulgaris cultivar G19833 chromosome 4, P. vulgaris v2.0, whole genome shotgun sequence genomic DNA:
AGACTCCCAATTTGTGTTACTCAAATCTACAATTTTGTGATTAAAGTTTTAACTTAAAAATtcattacaaatataattattgttcCTGTCCAttgactcgattgccttcgTACATCTCACGATACTCCCACGCCCGATTCTCTGTGCCTTTGTTCGTGCCTTTATCTCGAGCTAACACCTGAaatcacaaagacaaagggcgccctagaggtcgtttgcactccgacgctcaagtcaatcttagggctaggaaacaccaaaactgttaagCGTAAAAGCTCTGTGTAAATTGTGTGTGTGAAGCAATGCAAAATGAATAACGTACCTTGTTAGGTTtattactaccctttatatagtctagGGTTTCCACTATTTCCGCTAACCATAATAGGCTTTCTGAGGGTGGGCCCTAGCGCCGCTATTACCCACTCTAAGGGCAACCTAGCACATAAGGCTTCCCTAACTGAAGTGCatcctctgacgggatgaccacctgggtgtcaactcgtgcacctgatctctgggatCACCCGTCCTGGGAGAGCCCTAGccgttcacgtgccatgcatgcagctcacccctgGAATGTGACCTTCTCAGGTCGTATCTTTTTCAATGGCTCTTTACTTGTATTACGcttgaacgcgtcatccacaccacacgcatggactctcgtgacctaggcttctccctaactgaTAACTAGTGtatggtctgggatccacctctcgtggcccagctctgttGTTCGAGTCACTGATGTCCAACCTCTCTACACTGCCATGGACACATCAGCACATTCTGGTGatcgatgtctgaccactctttggtACCTTGGCGCACGTGCCTCGCGAGACACTGACCCatgccgctcgtgggacccaccttacgtggcctcatcattactagtggtcaaacgacgcccgaggactggtcggtacacaagccctctagtctcgagctgtaacttgttaaGCAAAGAGACTAAGTCCTCGCCCGAGCGACCTACGTTCCAACAGCGCCTCTAACGAACTCTTTGAACATTAGGTAGTACGCTTTCCCGTCTCATCTACCACGTACTTAGGTAGTGGGGCTTTGCACACTAACCTGAACTGACCTCACTCTTACTCAGAATCAGGGGAGGATTTAACTGTAAATTGCGCTGCTCAACCTTGGCGCGAGGGGGCGATGTTCTCTGCAAACCTGACCTTTCCTCTCccgagacttctaacccaaggaAAAGCTTGTGACTGACCTCTTAAATGAGGATTTCACCGATGAACCATTTCTCTCAACCTTAACATTCTCACTCGAAGAGAAGGTGTCCTCTGTGAACCTACCTTATTCGCACTCGAGATCCTCCAACGGAATGCTCGTATCTGACCTCGtcctcgctcaaaggcgagggaGGATTTCTCTGGTGAACCATACTTGTTCATTCTTggtgttctcactcgagggggaggttttctctacgaacctacctttccaacACCCGAGACTTCTAACTCAAGCGAACGGTTCACATTTGACCTCatcttcgctcaaaggcgaggaggatttaactggtgaactatttcgctcaaccttggcgttctcactcgaggggggaggtgttttctacgaacctacctttcccgctCTCTAGACTTCTAACGCAAGGTGAACAATTCGTAACTAACTTCATCTTAGCTTAAAGGCGAGGAAGATTTAATTGGTGAACTATTTCGTttaaccttggcgttctcactcgaggggggaggtgttctctacgaacctacctttcccgctctcgagacttctaacgcaaggTAACTAGTTCGAAACTGACCTCGTCTTCGCCCAAAGGCAAAGGAGGATTTCACTGGTGAACTATTTCATTtgaccttggcgttctcactcgaggagGGAAGGTGTTCTTTACGAACATACCTTTCCCTCTCTTAAGACCTCTAACGTTAGGCGAACTAGTTCGAAACTACATTGTACAACAATCGAGAAGATACTTCAATCgaattttattgggtgacctcattaaaaaacccttataagggaaaagagtgtcccctataAACTGTTATGGACTACACTACAAACTCAGCTgaagtaaaacttgaggttgACTGCATTCCATGTACGAGGAATCGCGCCTCCCTCCAACGTCTCAAGTCTGTATGtcccattcccaagggcctctatcactctgaaaggaccagtccacttgggggacagcTTGTTCTCTAGCTAATATGGGTGGGTCttccgcatcaccaggtcggcgacctggaactggCGAGGCTTCAACTTCGAGCTGTGCTtatactccacccttctcttcaaggccTCAGCTTTAattctcgcctcctccctgacttcatccagtaggtccaggttcacctttctctcctcaTTAGActcctccgccacaaagttctgaaaACGCGACGaactctcctggatttctacagggatcatcgcgtccgacccatacaccaagttGAAGGGTGTTTCTTTGGTGGTGGACTGGGGAGTGGTGTGGCAAGCCCAAAtgattctggggacctcctccgCCCAAGTCCCTTTGCCTTTTCAATCCTTTTCTTCAAACCTCTAAGCAGGACTCGATTGGCAGACTCAACTTGTCCATTCGTCTAGGGGTGTTCGACTGAGGCGAACACCTACTTTATCCCGAGCTCCATGGGTTCCAATGGGAGCATCCCATCAACCAGGTAGCGTTTATAAGGCGTCATCCAAGTCTCTCCTCGTCCGACCTGGCAGACCTGCATTACTTCCTCTTCTTCCATAGTTGAGTATATACTCACCCTGGGTGTTCTCAACGTCTCCTTAGTCAACGACTGATGACTCCTTGCCCTCCCTCTTGAAGTGTTGACCTGATGAACCCCCACCATATTATCTGTCGTGAAGGTTCGCGGTGTCTTCAAAGTCTCTTGTATGACAGTCCTCTGTTTTCCGCCCTTGCCTAAGCTAGCGAGCTTAGCTAGTAAGTCAGCTCTGGCATTATGATCTCTAGGGACGTGCACTAGCTCAAACACCGCGAATGACCCCTTCAAAACTTGGACGTACCCTAGGTACGCGGCCATATGAGGGTCCTTAGCTTGGTATTCTCCCGTCACCTGACCCGTGACTAGCaaagagtcactctttgccaacaaactttgcgcgcccatctcctttgGCAACAACATGCCTGCGATTAGTGCTTCGTACTCCatctgattgttacttgccttgaaggcgaaccgTAAGGCCTGCTCGATTAACAACCCGTttggtccctccaagatgacgcCAGCTCCACTGCCTTGTTGGTTAGGGGACCCATCTACAGAAAACACCCACCGGAAGTTGGATTCCTCTTGGTGTGCATCTGCCGAAGagagctccaccacaaagtctGCGTAGACCTGACCTTTGATAGGGCCTCTAGGCTCATATTGAATATCCCTGCGACATCCGACTTCTGTAGGACCTTGTGGATGGGCAGACCTTGTGACGAAGCCTTCTCGCCGAGAACACCACTGCCAGggccgccttctctagtgcCTGGTATCTTACCTCTGGCTCTTGCAATACTCTGCTCACGAAGTATATGGGCTTCTAAACCTAGTCCTATTCCTGAACAAGGACTGAACTGATCGCCCGGTCAGTCACTGCAAAATACAGGCAAAGTGGTGTGCTTGGctgcggtttgcacagaacaaGGGCTGGCCAAGTACTCCTTTAGCTTGAGGAATGCCTCTTCACACTCTTGGGTCCATacgaacctgttgttcctcctTAGGCATTGGAAGTAGGGGTGGCCCTTGTCTCCTCCAGCTGATACGAATCTGGATAGGGCGGTCATGCGCCCTGTCAACTACTGTACTTCCTTCACTGAACTTGGGCTTCTCATTGCCAAGATTGCAACGCACTTCTCTAGGTTCGCTTCTATCCCACGCTCAGTGAGCAAGAAACCCATAAACTTCCCTGCTTCTACCCCGAAAacgcacttctcagggttcagcttCAGTTTGTACTTAACTATTGTCGTAAATAGCTCTTTGAAGTCAGCGACGTGTTATTCTTTCACCtgcgaggtcaccaccatgtcatccacgtaggcttgcacgtttcGCCCTATCATGGGTGCGAGCActttgtccatcagcctctagTAGGTGGCACTTGCGTTCTTCAACCCAAAGGGCATGACCGTGTAATAGTAGCAAGACAGCTCAGTCATGAACGATGTCTTGTAttcgtccctgggatgcatcttaatctagTTATACCCAGAAAAGACATCCAGGAAGCTGAGCATCTTGCAACCCGAGGCACTGTCTACCAACGCGTCAATGCTTGGCAGAGGGTaagagtcctttgggcacgccttgttgaggttcgtgaagtcaacgcacatcctccacttcccattggcctttttcaccaagaccaCGTTCGCCAGGtactggatttccctgatgtggccaatAGTCAGTAGCTTCTGCGTCTCTTTCCTGACGACCTAACGCCTCTCTTCCCTGACGACCTaacgcctctcttcattaaacttcCTTTGTCTTTGGCGGACAGGTCAaaccttggggtccatggtcAGGCGGTGGCACAGGAAGTCTGGGTCTCTGCCAGCCATgtctgaggcggaccatgcgaaggcatccaggtgtcgTGCTATGACCTCGGCAATCTGATCTTGCGTCGTTTGGTCGAGAGCGCTGCCAAGCTTGAAAACCTTTCCtccaatctctctttccctcaCATCACCCGCCGGCTCAGGTCGCCTCTCCCGGACGATCTCTGCGCGGGTGATCTCTACTTTGGCGGCTCGTTCTTCACTTGGTTCTCGTGTGATGATAGTGGGTACCCCTCTCTGCGTTCGTCCCTCCCGGGTGATCTATGTGTGGATGATCTCGGGCCTGGCAACCTCTCCTGCGTGCGGTGAACATGTAGTGACCATGAACACCCCTCTCTTTGTTTTGAGGTTGTTCTTGTAACACCTATTGGCCTCTttctgatctgacttgatggtaatcacctttTCCCCCAAGTCagacaacttcatcttcatgtgccttgtcgacgATACCGCCCTCAGCTTGCTCAGCGTAGCTCTACATAGCAGTATGTTATAAGCGGAGGGGGCATTGACGACGAGGTACCTGATGTTCTTCGTACGGGACGCGGTATCATCTGTGAAGGTGGTCCTCGGCTCTAAGTGCTcacgcacctccacctggtctcccgTGAAACCATACAGGCAGCCAATATAAGGCCTTAGCATGTCAGGGGACAACTTCAACTTGTTGAAAGTcgtccagaacatcacgtccgcCAAGCTTCCTTGATACACCAGTACACGGTGCACCTTCCTCCCATCAGTTACTACTGAGATCACCACCGGATCGTTGTCGTGGAGGACGACATCTCGGAGGTCGGCTTTGGTGAAGACAAGGTCAATGTCAAGGGCATCGTCTGCCCTTTGTGCTTCTACTAACATCATTTCCCGTGCATACTTCTTTTGCTGAGAAGCAGTGCACCTTCCTCCTGAAAAACCTCTCGaaatggtgtggatttcaccATGCACGGGGATTTCATGCCCCTGGTCACCGCCATGTCCTCGACACCCTATGTTTCTTGCAAGTAATCCCTCAAGATGTTGTTCTTCACCAACTCGTCCAGCTGGTGTCCCAATGCCAAACAGTTGTGTATGGGGTGCCCAAACGCTtgatggaactcacaccaggcgttcttgttgggccccagCTTCTTGTCGATCTTCGTGGGTATCTTCAGTCTCTCTGTTATGTTGGGGATAGCGATGAGGTCCTTTAATTCTATcacaaagttgtgccttggtggcacgttctcccttgcacgccccttgGTTTGGGGCTTCCTGGGTTGGTAGGGTTGCTGCTTCGCCGGGGTTTTCTTCTTTGTCGTTGCCTCATGTACCCTTAGGAGTTGAGTTCGACCTGGTGCACATGGGCGCGTGGGAACAACGCACGTTCGCCTCTCATTAACTTTTCCCTCTGCCGTAATGTGAGCCACCGCACGACTCCTTGTCTCGGTGAAAGTTTTGGGGCGGTTCCTTATGAGTGATTCACTGAAAGGTCCTGGCACCTTTCTAAATGCATGCACCATCATCGTTTCATCCTTAGTGTTCagcctcaccacctgtgccccaaaACGGTTGAGGAACTCTTTCAGGGACTTTCCCAAATACTGCCTTACGTCAAAAAGATCGTAAGAGATGGACGAGGGAGCTCGATTTGCGATGTACTGTTCTCTGAACAGCTTAGTGAGTTGTGGGAACGACGTCACgtggccatcagggaggctgatgaaccaatccatcgcTATTCCCAccaatgt
This region includes:
- the LOC137838802 gene encoding uncharacterized protein, with the protein product MPFSQAIMHAVIPATFVGPKVTFTSMEDPKAHLTAFHTQMMLVRGSDAVRCKLFMSTLVGIAMDWFISLPDGHVTSFPQLTKLFREQYIANRAPSSISYDLFDVRQYLGKSLKEFLNRFGAQVVRLNTKDETMMVHAFRKVPGPFSESLIRNRPKTFTETRSRAVAHITAEGKVNERRTCVVPTRPCAPGRTQLLRVHEATTKKKTPAKQQPYQPRKPQTKGRARENVPPRHNFVIELKDLIAIPNITERLKIPTKIDKKLGPNKNAWCEFHQAFGHPIHNCLALGHQLDELVKNNILRDYLQET